In Agarivorans gilvus, one genomic interval encodes:
- the waaF gene encoding lipopolysaccharide heptosyltransferase II — MKILVVGPSWVGDMVMSQSLYKTLKQLHPQAQLDVLAPDWCRPLLERMPEVDNALRMPLGHGELQLTVRWKLARELKKQGYDWAITQPNSLKSALIPWFAGIKQRSGWKGESRYGIVNQMRSNKQDFPLMVERYVALAHPKSQVNSAADLPEYAHPALHANSNNQAEALQQLGLQVQPSILALCPGAEFGPAKRWPEQHYAEAAAHWISQRQGQVWIFGSDKDKDVGEQIIAHLPEQLQAQCHNLAGKTKLAEAIDLMALADMAISNDSGLMHIAAALKLPLVAIYGSSSPQYTPPLTERAEILHTDIDCRPCFKKTCQYGHLKCLTELPASRAIAAINKLLA; from the coding sequence ATGAAAATTTTGGTGGTAGGGCCCTCATGGGTAGGTGACATGGTGATGTCACAAAGCTTGTATAAAACCCTTAAACAGTTGCATCCTCAGGCGCAGTTAGATGTATTGGCGCCAGATTGGTGCCGCCCGCTACTAGAACGTATGCCAGAAGTAGATAATGCACTGCGCATGCCGCTAGGCCATGGTGAATTGCAACTGACAGTGCGTTGGAAGCTAGCGCGAGAGCTCAAAAAGCAGGGCTACGATTGGGCCATTACCCAACCCAACTCGCTGAAGTCGGCATTAATCCCTTGGTTTGCAGGAATTAAACAACGCAGCGGCTGGAAGGGCGAAAGTCGCTACGGCATTGTGAACCAAATGCGCAGCAATAAGCAGGATTTTCCTTTGATGGTAGAGCGCTACGTGGCTTTGGCTCATCCTAAGAGCCAAGTAAATAGCGCCGCCGATTTGCCCGAATATGCTCATCCTGCCTTACACGCCAACAGCAACAATCAAGCCGAAGCCCTACAACAGCTTGGCTTGCAAGTTCAGCCGAGTATTTTAGCACTGTGTCCCGGCGCCGAGTTTGGTCCAGCCAAGCGCTGGCCAGAACAGCATTATGCAGAGGCCGCCGCCCATTGGATCAGTCAACGACAAGGTCAGGTGTGGATTTTTGGCTCCGACAAAGACAAAGACGTTGGGGAGCAGATCATTGCTCACCTTCCTGAGCAGCTGCAAGCCCAGTGCCATAATCTCGCGGGCAAAACCAAACTGGCCGAGGCCATCGACTTAATGGCGCTAGCCGACATGGCCATTAGCAACGACTCCGGATTAATGCATATTGCCGCAGCACTTAAGTTACCTTTGGTAGCCATTTACGGCTCGTCGTCGCCACAATATACCCCTCCGCTCACAGAGCGTGCAGAGATTTTACACACCGATATTGATTGTCGCCCCTGCTTTAAGAAAACCTGCCAATATGGTCATTTAAAATGTTTAACCGAGTTGCCCGCCAGCCGTGCCATTGCCGCCATCAACAAGTTGTTGGCTTGA
- the rfaD gene encoding ADP-glyceromanno-heptose 6-epimerase: MIIVTGGAGFIGANIVKSLNEQGHNDIIVVDDLKDGTKFVNLVDLDIADYLDKDDFIARIVSGEDIGAAYGQDIEAIFHEGACSATTEWDGKYMMENNYEYSKELLHYCLERRIPFLYASSAATYGDTDTFKEEKQYEGPLNVYGYSKLQFDNYVRRLLPEIDSQVVGFRYFNVYGPREQHKGSMASVAFHLNTQVNDGQNPKLFEGYDGYDDGGQSRDFVYVGDVAKVNLWFLKNPQQSGIFNLGTGQAEPFRAVAEAVISYHQKGQIEYIPFPDHLKGRYQSFTQANIDKLRAAGYDEPFKNVAQGVAEYMAWLNK; encoded by the coding sequence ATGATTATCGTAACTGGTGGGGCGGGCTTCATTGGCGCCAACATTGTAAAGAGTTTAAATGAACAAGGTCATAATGACATCATTGTGGTTGACGATCTAAAAGACGGTACTAAATTCGTAAATTTAGTTGATCTTGATATCGCCGACTACCTCGATAAAGATGATTTTATTGCTCGCATCGTCTCTGGCGAAGATATTGGTGCAGCCTACGGCCAAGACATCGAAGCCATTTTCCATGAAGGGGCTTGCTCAGCCACTACCGAGTGGGATGGCAAATATATGATGGAAAACAATTATGAGTACTCAAAAGAGCTACTGCATTATTGTTTGGAACGTCGTATTCCCTTCCTATACGCTTCTTCGGCCGCTACCTATGGCGATACCGACACCTTCAAGGAAGAGAAGCAATACGAAGGTCCACTCAATGTGTATGGCTACTCTAAACTACAGTTTGATAACTATGTACGCCGTTTGCTACCGGAGATTGACTCGCAAGTGGTTGGCTTTCGTTACTTTAATGTTTATGGACCGCGTGAACAGCATAAGGGCAGCATGGCCAGTGTCGCCTTCCATCTAAATACCCAAGTCAATGACGGCCAAAACCCGAAACTGTTTGAAGGTTATGACGGCTATGATGATGGCGGCCAAAGCCGCGACTTCGTTTACGTGGGCGATGTTGCCAAGGTCAACTTGTGGTTTTTGAAGAATCCGCAGCAAAGCGGCATCTTCAATCTTGGAACCGGTCAAGCAGAGCCCTTCCGCGCAGTGGCAGAAGCGGTGATCAGCTACCATCAAAAAGGGCAGATTGAGTACATTCCCTTCCCCGACCACCTCAAAGGCCGTTACCAAAGCTTTACCCAAGCCAATATCGACAAGCTTAGAGCAGCCGGTTATGACGAGCCATTTAAAAATGTTGCCCAAGGGGTGGCTGAATACATGGCCTGGCTAAACAAATAG
- a CDS encoding TetR/AcrR family transcriptional regulator, translating into MKTKDKIIHCALKLFNEQGERQITTNHIAADLGISPGNLYYHFSNKQEIIRSIFQLYVEQLEASFRPHADQRLTLEHLTSYLDASFELMWRFRFMYANLLELLARDPQLEEQYQALQQELANWSRDILLQLRDSRFITGDDATMMELADSVKFIIGAWIAYQSAQLKGGEITKARLYQGVLKILFTLRPYFTEESQHTYQGLYQHYVKFAERNK; encoded by the coding sequence ATGAAAACCAAAGATAAAATTATACACTGTGCGTTGAAGCTGTTTAATGAGCAGGGCGAACGGCAAATTACTACTAATCATATTGCGGCGGACTTAGGCATTAGTCCGGGAAATTTGTATTATCACTTCAGCAATAAACAAGAAATTATTCGCAGCATTTTTCAACTTTATGTTGAGCAATTAGAGGCTAGCTTTCGCCCCCATGCGGATCAGCGTCTTACCTTGGAACACCTTACCTCCTATCTGGATGCCAGCTTTGAGTTGATGTGGCGTTTTCGTTTTATGTACGCCAATTTATTGGAGCTGCTAGCACGTGACCCGCAGCTTGAAGAGCAATATCAGGCCCTGCAGCAAGAGTTAGCCAACTGGAGCCGAGACATCCTATTGCAACTACGTGATAGCCGTTTTATCACTGGTGATGACGCCACCATGATGGAGCTTGCGGATAGCGTGAAGTTCATTATTGGTGCTTGGATCGCTTATCAAAGTGCTCAGTTAAAAGGCGGGGAGATCACTAAGGCAAGGCTGTATCAAGGGGTGTTAAAAATACTGTTTACTCTGCGCCCGTATTTTACCGAAGAGTCGCAACATACCTACCAAGGTTTGTATCAACATTATGTGAAATTTGCTGAGCGCAATAAATAG
- a CDS encoding glycine C-acetyltransferase, with product MNTAFSTFISQQLQQVKDDGLYKNERVIHSQQQAAIAVEQGQVVNFCANNYLGLANSPALIKAAKAGLDSHGFGAASVRFICGTQDIHKQLEQGLSEFLGMEDTILYSSCFDANAGLFETLLGPEDAIISDALNHASIIDGVRLCKAKRFRYANNNLAELEQCLQDADAAGARFKLIATDGVFSMDGVIANLPGICDLADKYDALVMVDDSHAVGFVGAHGRGTHEYHQVMDRVDIITGTLGKAMGGASGGFTSAKKEVIDWLRQRSRPYLFSNSLAPAIVSASLKVLELLAEGDALRKQLWDNVAYFRREMSAAGFTLAGADHAIIPVMLGDAKLASTFADKLLERGIYVIGFSFPVVPKGQARIRTQISAAHTPEQLEQAVKAFTEVGKELGVI from the coding sequence ATGAACACGGCTTTTTCAACATTTATCTCACAACAATTGCAGCAAGTGAAAGACGATGGTTTATATAAAAATGAACGGGTCATTCATTCACAGCAGCAGGCCGCTATTGCTGTAGAGCAAGGGCAGGTGGTGAACTTTTGTGCCAATAACTATTTAGGTTTGGCTAATTCACCCGCATTGATAAAGGCGGCTAAGGCGGGTTTAGATAGCCATGGCTTTGGTGCGGCTTCGGTACGTTTTATTTGTGGCACTCAAGACATCCACAAACAATTAGAGCAGGGCTTAAGTGAGTTCTTGGGCATGGAAGATACCATTTTGTATTCTTCTTGTTTTGACGCTAATGCTGGTTTGTTTGAAACCCTGTTAGGCCCAGAAGACGCGATTATCTCCGATGCCTTAAACCATGCCTCTATTATTGATGGGGTGCGTTTATGCAAGGCTAAACGTTTCCGTTATGCCAATAACAACCTCGCTGAATTAGAACAATGTTTACAAGATGCCGATGCCGCAGGTGCGCGTTTTAAATTGATCGCCACCGATGGCGTATTTTCTATGGATGGGGTGATTGCCAACCTGCCCGGCATTTGTGATTTAGCCGATAAGTACGACGCCTTAGTGATGGTGGATGACTCGCATGCGGTGGGCTTTGTTGGTGCCCACGGCCGAGGGACTCACGAATATCATCAGGTGATGGACCGTGTGGATATTATTACCGGTACCTTGGGTAAAGCCATGGGCGGTGCTTCTGGTGGTTTCACCTCGGCTAAAAAAGAAGTGATTGATTGGCTGCGTCAACGCTCGCGTCCTTATTTGTTCTCTAACTCCTTAGCGCCGGCGATTGTGAGCGCTTCACTGAAAGTATTAGAACTGTTAGCCGAAGGTGACGCCTTGCGTAAGCAGCTATGGGACAACGTGGCTTATTTCAGACGCGAAATGAGCGCCGCAGGTTTTACCTTAGCCGGAGCCGATCATGCGATTATTCCGGTGATGTTGGGTGACGCTAAGTTGGCCAGTACGTTCGCTGACAAGCTGTTAGAGCGAGGCATCTACGTAATTGGTTTCTCTTTCCCTGTGGTGCCCAAAGGGCAGGCGCGGATCCGCACTCAAATTTCTGCAGCGCATACGCCTGAGCAATTAGAGCAAGCGGTGAAAGCCTTCACCGAAGTGGGTAAAGAGTTAGGAGTAATTTAA